The genomic stretch CTCCTAATAAGTGACGCCTACTGTAATTCTTAATTCATCGCTTTGATGAGATGGCGTTCTTAATCCGTGGGCTCTTGAAGCCGTTTCACATCTTCTCTGCTCCTGACCGTTGTTTCACTGCTTTAATGAGTTAGATGTATCGAATCGGATCCAACACCTTGTCCAATTACTTTGCCACTCATATTGTGAACTTACGagaaggtaaaccaacctaTGCGTGCCGATAATTGACCAACTCAGAAAATCAATGGATAACCTTCATAGTTCCACCAGAGTTGAATTTGAAGCCTTGAAATTACCgaatcaattattcaattaatttctttGAAAGTGCCTTTATTTCGACAAATTTAACAATAATGTGGCGtgttttttataaaatattcatCAAATGcataattcaataataaaataaataaatagaactATACTAAATATTAAAAGATTTTGGTTATTTATgctcataaatatttttctaaatattaGGGCTGGAAATTGGGATAGGGGGCCCACCTGCGGGTGGGGTGGGGTAGGGTAGGGTTTAAATTTCTAGTGGTAATTCCTTGAGAGAAGCGATTGCTAAATGAGTATAAAAGGAGAGGCTTAAAAGCTCTTAGAACTCCATTCTCCGGCCATCTCTTCTTTCGATTTTCTCCTCCTTTTCATTTGGCCATTATTGCGGTTTTTTTCATTGGGAACTGCAATTTCTCTCCATTCAATGAATCACTACACTAGCATCTCCATCTCCCTATATCTCTCTGTGATTTGTTGAGAGAGAAACAGAGATTCCTGCGTTAGCTGCGGTGCTTATAAGAGTTCGTTCATGCTCTCCATCACTCCTTCATCGTCTTTCAGGGTTCCCAGCTTTTCTGCAATCTAAACCATTCATTCCTAAACCCTTATCCCTGCCGTGACCAAAAATGGGCGACAAATCCATCACTCTCGAACAGATCAAGAATGAGACTGTTGACCTGGTATATATCTCTTCCTCTCCGCCCTTTTTTTTCGCGATTTATTGTTTTTGCTGTTAGTCatgattgaattgaatttctCCAATTCCGTCTTGATATGAAGAAGATTGATTGATTACATGTTTTGCTTTCTGCAACCTGCATATAGATTTTGCTGTCTTTCTGGCTGcatataaatttgattttctacTTACTTTTCGCCAAACACTTTTCCACAGTCTACAGTGGTTTAATAATCATCTGCTGTAATTTGTTACtctattttttcaaaaacatattctgatttattcggtaaaaaatatagtcctatttttattttacttttaagttaTTCATAACTTTAATAACATATTctgatttatttaaaaaaaatatgagccACAATTGTTATCCGTCTCTAATACTTCTATGTATCATTTTCCTCCCCATCCTTTTCACTTTACCCTTGTCATCAAATCAAATTGCgacttttcttcttccttttctttttataataaaataatattactccGTAGCAGATAATCTACCAGTTTACATCGCAccaatacatataaaatatcCACATCATGTATGTAACTATCATACACCCACAATTTTCAATATATACACCTAATACTGCGTATCTATCCcttttatatacaaatttttgtttatttttattcattttctctTATTATCATAAAGAAAAATACTGCTACATATAGTTTTAGAATCATAATTTTGAAACTGTAAAAAATATACTCTGTAGTCTAAGAAACTTACTCAAAGATAGAATGATTTTATAAGAatgattttctctctctctatatatatagggacAAAAAAGGTCGAGTTTAAAACAAACTTTGTAATGAGACCGTACCAGATCTACAAAATCATGAATGGTAAGAAATAAAGaggaaattattatatatagaaatccaaataagtaattaaaaacaaatatttatgatatttttattataaaattaggtaaatatatatagagtggTCACATGCCTGTATgtttgtatgtgtatgtattcaTGTGTGAATACGTATGAGTAGTTGTATGTATCTGTCAAAGCTCCTTTCCCACATTAATCAAATGACTTCACGGGAAAGCGTTTTTATTCCTTGTAATCTTTTCACGTGCTtccaattatttaattatttaccaaaactaattaatttatattcaggaaaattatattctaattaatattctttccatatttatttttgttttatctttattttgtgaatcaaaaaataaaaagtagaaaATATGATAGTATCCGATCCTACCCCTTTTGACATTAGGTGTGAGGTTGGTTCATTTCTTTGTCATAACTTGCCTTTCTTCTATGGTAATTGTTGATtgtgaaatctcttgttatataattaatttttaaatagaatCTTTGACCAATCTCAGTTTTTtaccaattatttattttgttatagcAGTCAATTCCTAACTCTTTGAATCAAAGTCAGTTACGAATTAGTAatgttatgtgtttggttcgcacatgagaatcggaatcagaATGGGTATGTAATGGTAataagtgaaagtattttacatgtttggttattatagttggggaagaggatgaagggaaatgaaactcttattttattagggaatgtgttttgcaattaataggataatcaaaatccatagtattgttttaaaaatatgtcaaccaaacaataataagACTTTGATATTCATTCATGATAGCTtaacatgtcaaccaaacacacctatACTTTGATTTAAtctcaaaattgatttttgaCATAAATTAACACACtgaaatatatagatatacaaACTGTAGAATAAGATTTTTTACATTTGTAAAAATGTACGGAGAATTTGAGACTGGGTTTGGTAGGTGTATATTGGCATACTAGTCACTAGATGTGTAATTTAATTaggtttttgtctctttttggTAAGAGTTGGGACATATTCCGTGGTACTATTCACATGCGTGGATAGTTGTTCCATGGAAGTAAACTTTAGCTAACGGTCTGACTAATGCGCAGTTGAAAACAATTAATGTCCCCTATCTTTGACATATTTGCCCTGATATTAGGCAAAAAATTACGGAGTAGGTAGAGCTAAAATAGTTTTCCTTtccaaaaatacccttgttaGAGTGCATGGATTTCGGCATCTAGTCTACGCCGTTGAAAGTGCGTCCCCATCACCCATGGGATAAGGCGTTGGGGATTGGGTGGCGATCCGAGGCTGTTGTTTAGGTTTATAACGTTGTAGGGTCTGATGACAGCACCTGAAAGTCAACTTTGCATATGAATACAGATAGATGTGCATAAATGTTTTAGTAGTTCAATAACGTGGGAAACCTaactattcaaaataaattttttacacGTCACTAtactataatttaaaatttattccaTATACATATACCAGGTTATTATCGGATGCAAGACAAATAATATGAAAGTATTTTTATTGCACgcaaaataatatttcttataGAGATTCATAAACGTTTTGGTgtttatataaaattacatgaacaaataaattcaatttaaGTAAATACTCAATTCTTTCTTTAATATACTATTTACCTGTTTCCATTTTTGTTGTGTACCATCACACCATGCTGTGATATAgacattttcttgatttgaaaaTGTATTGTTTTGTTAAGTAGGATGAAGCTGATTAGGTGGAATGTTTTAAGCCATAATCACAATAAGTACTATTGGAATGGGTTTGGTAATCAACTGCTGATTGAATATTGTGAATGACAGGAAAAAATCCCGATTGAGGAAGTGTTTGAACAGCTGAAATGTAGTCGGGAGGGACTGACATCAGATGAGGGTGCCAACAGGCTTCAGATATTTGGTCCCAACAAGTTAGAAGAGAAAAAGGTATGTAGTTATTGTTTCAATGTTGGAATGCTCTGGTTTAAGACTAGAACATATGTTCAATATGTTGTTGAATATAATTACAGGAAAGCAAGTTACTGAAGTTCCTTGGGTTTATGTGGAATCCTCTGTCATGGGTTATGGAAGCTGCTGCCATCATGGCAATTGCACTGGCTAATGGAGAGGGGAAGCCCCCAGATTGGCAGGACTTTGTTGGTATTGTTTGCTTGCTTGTCATCAACTCCACTATCAGTTTCATTGAAGAAAACAATGCCGGAAATGCTGCTGCAGCTCTTATGGCTGGACTTGCACCTAAGACAAAGGTATAATAACACAATTATTGCAAACATTCAACTTCAGATTTTTTGCAATGTGAGATTAGCTTTACACATGTTCCATTGCATgtactaatattttaattgactaCAGGTGCTTAGGGATGGTCGTTGGAGTGAACAGGAGGCTGCAATTCTTGTTCCTGGAGATATTGTTAGTATCAAGTTGGGAGATATCATTCCAGCTGATGCTCGTCTTCTTGAAGGTGATCCGTTAAAGGTTGATCAGTCTGCTCTTACTGGAGAGTCTCTCCCTGTGACCAAGAGTCCCGGGGATGAAGTTTTCTCTGGTTCAACATGCAAACAAGGAGAGATTGAAGCTGTTGTTATTGCCACTGGGGTTCATACTTTCTTTGGAAAGGCAGCACATCTTGTTGACAGCACCAATCAAGTTGGCCACTTTCAGAAAGTACTCACTGCCATCGGAAACTTCTGTATCTGTTCAATTGCAGTTGGTATGGCTGCTGAGATAATTGTCATGTATCCAATTCAGCACCGAAAGTACAGGGATGGAATTGACAATCTCCTTGTTCTCTTAATTGGTGGCATTCCTATTGCTATGCCCACCGTCTTGTCTGTCACAATGGCTATTGGATCACACAGGCTATCTCAGCAGGGTGCCATCACCAAGAGAATGACTGCAATTGAGGAGATGGCTGGCATGGATGTCCTCTGCAGTGATAAAACCGGGACCTTGACTCTTAACAAGTTGAGTGTAGATAAAAACTTAATTGAAGTATTTGCTAAAGGCGTAGACAAAGACCATGTGCTCCTTCTTGCTGCAAGGGCTTCAAGAACTGAAAATCAGGATGCTATTGATGCTGCCATGGTTGGGATGCTTGCTGATCCTAAGGaggtatttttcttttcttaccTTCATAGGCTCTAAAGATTAAACACAATAGAAATTTGTTATCATGATCAAGTTAATTTCTTTGTCAGGCACGAGCTGGCATTAGGGAGGTCCATTTCCTCCCCTTCAATCCTGTGGACAAGAGgactgccctcacttatattgaTGCTCAAGGCAATTGGCATCGTGTGAGTAAAGGTGCTCCAGAACAGGTTAGTTTTCATGTTCCCCCTTGTTTAAGATCTTTGCAGACACCTAACAGATCTTAAGACCAAATAACTAATTGaagttttctttccttctttAGATTTTGGCACTCTGCAATGCCCGGGAAGACCTCAAGAGAAAGGTTCATTCTGTGATTGATAAGTATGCTGAACGCGGACTTAGATCGTTGGCTGTGGCTAGACAGGAAGTGCCTGAGAAAACAAAAGAGAGTCCTGGTACCCCATGGCAATTCGTTGGACTGTTGCCCCTCTTTGATCCTCCCAGACATGATAGTGCTGAAACTATTCGCAGGGCCTTGAACCTTGGTGTGAATGTTAAAATGATTACTGGTAATCAACTTACAGAACTGTGTTTTTCTTCCTTTATAAGTGCAATCGTCATTGCCTGGATATCTTCTTTCAACttcattcaaattattattgttgattgTGTGCAGGTGATCAACTTGCAATTGGTAAGGAGACTGGCCGTAGACTTGGAATGGGAACAAACATGTACCCTTCCGCTTCTTTACTTGGCCAAGACAAAGATGCATCTATTGCCGCCCTTCCAGTAGAGGAATTGATTGAAAAGGCTGATGGTTTTGCCGGAGTTTTTCCAGGTTGGTGCCTTGCAGTGACTGTATTTAAGATTCCCATATCTTCTTCTGTTCAATAGATGTGAATAATTAATGATGTTTTTTCTGTGATCTACAGAGCACAAATATGAAATAGTGAAGAAATTGCAGGAGAGGAAGCACATTGTTGGAATGACTGGAGATGGTGTGAATGATGCTCCTGCTCTAAAGAAGGCAGATATTGGAATTGCGGTTGCTGATGCTACCGATGCTGCAAGAAGTGCTTCTGATATTGTGCTCACTGAACCCGGGTTAAGTGTTATTATCAGTGCTGTCTTAACTAGCAGGGCAATTTTCCAGAGGATGAAGAACTACACTGTAAGCTTTAATTTCTACAACTCTatctaaaatacattattctctTGTTTTTAGTACTCTACTAACTCCATGCACCATTCGCTTCAACAGATCTATGCTGTTTCCATCACAATACGTATTGTGGTAAGCTCAATGTTTGCATTTCAAGAATCCTtactttttccttctctttttgaTGTCTTATGTTGTTTACTGTCTCTTTTGCAGTTTGGTTTTATGCTTATTGCTTTGATATGGAAATACGACTTCTCTGCTTTTATGGTCCTGATCATAGCAATCCTGAACGATGGTAAATCCACTTTCTGCTCTGTTTCTTAACTACTTGGTGGTCATATGAAATTGTTTTTTACTGACAGAGGGAGATGGATTGTCATTTCTTTTTCAGGAACCATCATGACTATCTCGAAGGATAGAGTAAAAGCATCGCCAATGCCAGATAGCTGGAAGCTGAATGAGATTTTTGCCACCGGCGTTGTTCTTGGAGGTTATTTGGCAATGATGACAGTCATCTTCTTCTGGGCTATGCACGATACCGACTTCTTCTCTGTATGGACTACTTATACTCTGTTGTCTTGATCTGCggcataaataaatattatcatATTGTTGGTTTTCATATGCCCAATTTAACTAACTTTCAGGATAAATTTGGGGTGAGATCACTGAGGAACAGTGATGACGAAATGATGGCTGCGCTATACCTCCAAGTCAGTATTGTGAGCCAGGCTCTGATCTTTGTCACCAGATCTCGCGGCTGGTCTTTCCTTGAACGCCCCGGACTTCTTCTGGTTACTGCATTTTTTATTGCACAACTGGTAAGACTTTGGGAACAATGAAACATTACATTACATACATGAGTTCAATTCGATCTGAAAGTACTATATATGATGTTTCGCAGGTTGCAACCTTGATAGCTGTTTATGCGGACTGGGGTTTTGCCAGGATTAAGGGATGTGGTTGGGGGTGGGCCGGCGTGGTATGGCTTTACAGCGTAGTTTTCTACGTGCCGCTTGACCTCATGAAGTTTGCCATTCGTTACATCTTAAGCGGAAAGGCCTGGCTTAACTTGCTGGAGAACAAGGTAAACAACACATCCTATCCTCCCTCCGACATCATCTGAACAACTACTACGATGTATTTCTTCGATCTGTCTTGCATACATGCATGCTGATTCGGTTTTGTTTGACAACAGACTGCCTTCACCACAAAGAAGGACTACGGAAAAGAGGAGAGGGAAGCGCAATGGGCTCACGCTCAGAGGACTCTACACGGTCTTCAACCCCCAGAAGCTTCTAATCTCTTCAGCGAAAAGAATAGCTACAGGGAGCTTTCAGAAATCGCAGAACAGGCAAAGAGGAGAGCTGAGGTGGCTAGGTATGAGAACAATATTTGACACTGTCGTGTCTTCATCTTGCATTCTTGCTCGATCTCACCTTCATTTGTTTGAACAACGTTGACACTtactgtttttttgtttgtttgttgcagGCTGCGTGAGCTGCATACACTGAAGGGTCACGTTGAGTCAGTGGTGAAGCTGAAAGGGTTGGACATTGAAACTATCCAGCAGCATTATACTCTTTAAGCCAGCTTTTAGTTATTACATAATTGGCCACACCAGCTTGCATTATAGCAAACATGGAATCAGATTATTGTTAACTCCAGACCACATTACAAACATGGCCTTTCTAGTAGTTAACAAATGTGTAATTTGTCTTACATATAAAATGCAGCAAGCTAAGAGCTGTGAGCTCTCATCCTATGTATTTTACTTGGATTTCTAATGAATTTCTTTCCAATATTCAATGCCAACGTCAGCTCGATCTTTTTTTGAGATGGCCCCTGTAACCAAATTTCCCTTTTATCTGTACTTAAGTCTGGTTAAGTGTTATGATTTTATTGGTAAAAGAAAAGCCAAATCATAAGTTGAACAAAACTTCCCTTTTATCATTTTACCTCAAAAATCAAAAGAGGTAGTCCATGTAACAGGTAAGAAGCCTATAcaagattttccttcttaaaacCACACCAGATGAGAATAGTGCAGTCTAGTACAACATATAAATAGGTATAGGTACCCGAGATTGCTCAGCCATGATGCTCCTCCCTAGGAGTAATCATCGTCTTCTTCATCTCTTGACCCGAGGAATCTCCTTACAACAGCAGCGGCTGCACCAAAGAGCATAAAGAGAACCAATGTGTCAAAGCCACCTCCAACACCTACTGCAACACCCGGTCCAGGAGCAAAGAATGAGAAGGGCGTCCAACCCCATCCCCCATAGTATGGCACACCAACACCATAGCCATATCCACCAACTAGAGGAGGGGCAACTCGCGGGTTAATGTAAACATTGGTCCTGCAACGGAAAGTAATGAATGTTAAGTCGAATATGAGAAGTTACATTGTTTGAATATTTAATGATGAATGAGACTTGAGACAACTTCACAGTGTATGAAACACCTGCTTCCCTTCTTACcaaatgaaatcaatataaagCAAAAAACTCCATCTTTTGTACACCATAAACTAGACTTAAAACGAAGAACTAGAAACAACAGGAGGACTTTAATTTGGTATAAAGTTAAACATCCATACATCCGATCAACTCCTTTCCCTACTAGTACGAGGATTCAAGGCACCTTAAAGTTTAGCATTTTCCTCTAATGCTAAGGTTGCTACGTACAGTAGATAAAGACACTCATCCTAAACCTAGTTAAATCTCAAGGTGATCTTCACTACTACTTCCTAAACCAAAATTTCAGTATTCCTAAGTTTGGACTATTGTCGACATCAATTCTATTCTAGGACGAGATAAAAGTAGCACATCAGGCAATAACTACACTCCAGCCCTCAGCCTTGCTAACAACAGAAACAGTAAATGTTCATTGATCATATATAATGTTACAGACCACATGAATGCACAATTCCATGATGTTTTGTCTTATTTATATCTGAAATTAAATCATGATATAAAACTAGCtagctaatttttattttttttcatatcaaTATGGACCTTTCAAAATTAGAAATACATGGAAAGTGAAAGGATAAGCCAGTTACTAAACCTGGAATTATTAATCCTTGGACCTGAAGCGCGTGGCGCCGATGATCGGAAGGCCTGACCGCCAACTCGGCCGCCGGTCTTAGCAGCAGATGCAGGGTCTACTGAGCCCAGTGTGAGCACCCCAGCTGCCAACGCAACCAACGCCAATTTCGCCATTttattctcatttttccttcaggGAATTACAGACATAAACAATATAACAAATAAGTTTGAGAAAAAAACGCAAAGAGTGGGGAATCAGAAAGCAGTACCTCAAGGGCTGATTTTCACCGTCTGGGTTACAAGAGCAGGAGATTTTAATGGTATTTACGAAACCGCAGCTGAAATTCCGGGTGGGTTTGAAAGATGAAGCGAGAGGATTGGTTAGAAAGCTTTGCTGGAGAAGAGCTAAAGACATGTTGGTGTTGCTATGGCGAAAAGGAGCTCCACTGAAATCTTGTTTCCGGCGACAACAGTGTGATGTGAGGAGAGCAGAGTGAGAAAACACCGATTGTATGATATTATCCATTTACTGATTCTGGATTCGCCACGTGACAACGTAGTACTGGCTGAAGTTTGttcaaaaatgttttccattttttggtaaatgtaaataaatgTTTTCCACATTTTATTTTCGCGGATTCCAgaaccttttttttcttttgatttttttgtgctacactaataatataaaaaagtttTTCGTATTTTTGGTCCAACGAATATTATAGCATTAACAATGTTGATTCACAACTTACATAATTGAATCATGACTATCAATTTCTTAGGATAAATAATCCTTTCAGTGAAATTTACGTCAATTTTTCAAAGGAACAAAAATCATTTCTCTTTTATAACAGGAGTATAAtggtctttttctttttaccaCAATGTTTTCTCCTTGGAATTCTTTGTCCCAATGGTACTGTAACACTAACAATGTTGatccacaactttcaaaacttGCATAATTGATTCACGAGTATCAATTTCTTagcaaaaatggtcctttcgGTGAAATCTCACACAAGAAAAACACCATTATATCCTTACTATTTAAGAGTAATAAATAGAGTTAGTAAATTATTCATACTTTTTAAGGTATAAAAGATCTTGAAATATAACTACATGCCAAATTGTTTGACTACAAAATGGCCCATATAATAAGATGAGATGAAGGGTTCACTAAACAACAAGCCCAACCATATTATGTGGACAGTGGACTATGACAATAAGCATTGGTGTTACCTAATCCAAGAAATTTCATGGGTATTTGCAAACATGCTCAAGACATGCGTCCGTATTCCATAATTGTATGTGTTACATACGTATTTCTACAAATTGTAGAAATACATAGTGTAACACATACATACGTAATTACCTAACATGTTTGTTTGACTAAATATATAGTTTACATGTTTTTTTTCATGGGTAACGTGCCGTAGATGGAACAGCCTTAATGCACGCTAATGTCGTCGTCTCTTTCTGCACAAATTGTTATCCCTAGCTTGCTTCACATGATGAAGATAGATGAT from Ipomoea triloba cultivar NCNSP0323 chromosome 12, ASM357664v1 encodes the following:
- the LOC115998929 gene encoding plasma membrane ATPase 4, whose amino-acid sequence is MGDKSITLEQIKNETVDLEKIPIEEVFEQLKCSREGLTSDEGANRLQIFGPNKLEEKKESKLLKFLGFMWNPLSWVMEAAAIMAIALANGEGKPPDWQDFVGIVCLLVINSTISFIEENNAGNAAAALMAGLAPKTKVLRDGRWSEQEAAILVPGDIVSIKLGDIIPADARLLEGDPLKVDQSALTGESLPVTKSPGDEVFSGSTCKQGEIEAVVIATGVHTFFGKAAHLVDSTNQVGHFQKVLTAIGNFCICSIAVGMAAEIIVMYPIQHRKYRDGIDNLLVLLIGGIPIAMPTVLSVTMAIGSHRLSQQGAITKRMTAIEEMAGMDVLCSDKTGTLTLNKLSVDKNLIEVFAKGVDKDHVLLLAARASRTENQDAIDAAMVGMLADPKEARAGIREVHFLPFNPVDKRTALTYIDAQGNWHRVSKGAPEQILALCNAREDLKRKVHSVIDKYAERGLRSLAVARQEVPEKTKESPGTPWQFVGLLPLFDPPRHDSAETIRRALNLGVNVKMITGDQLAIGKETGRRLGMGTNMYPSASLLGQDKDASIAALPVEELIEKADGFAGVFPEHKYEIVKKLQERKHIVGMTGDGVNDAPALKKADIGIAVADATDAARSASDIVLTEPGLSVIISAVLTSRAIFQRMKNYTIYAVSITIRIVFGFMLIALIWKYDFSAFMVLIIAILNDGTIMTISKDRVKASPMPDSWKLNEIFATGVVLGGYLAMMTVIFFWAMHDTDFFSDKFGVRSLRNSDDEMMAALYLQVSIVSQALIFVTRSRGWSFLERPGLLLVTAFFIAQLVATLIAVYADWGFARIKGCGWGWAGVVWLYSVVFYVPLDLMKFAIRYILSGKAWLNLLENKTAFTTKKDYGKEEREAQWAHAQRTLHGLQPPEASNLFSEKNSYRELSEIAEQAKRRAEVARLRELHTLKGHVESVVKLKGLDIETIQQHYTL
- the LOC115998931 gene encoding uncharacterized protein LOC115998931, which codes for MDNIIQSVFSHSALLTSHCCRRKQDFSGAPFRHSNTNMSLALLQQSFLTNPLASSFKPTRNFSCGFVNTIKISCSCNPDGENQPLRKNENKMAKLALVALAAGVLTLGSVDPASAAKTGGRVGGQAFRSSAPRASGPRINNSRTNVYINPRVAPPLVGGYGYGVGVPYYGGWGWTPFSFFAPGPGVAVGVGGGFDTLVLFMLFGAAAAVVRRFLGSRDEEDDDYS